CAAGAGCAGAAAATCAGTGCAAATGGAGCCGTGTCCAAGAACAGGGCTGTGCTTAAAAAGGACAGCGTGCGGCAGCCCTTGTGTCTGGGTGGTTCCCTTGCtgcctcctctttcctcccttccagGAAGCCATTTTTCTAGCAAGGGAGGAGAACAACAGACTGATGCAGAAGAAGCAGATGCTGAACAAGAGGCTGGAAGACAAAAGGAAGAGGGTCTTCTGGAAGGATCCGGAGATGGTAACAGTGTGTGTGGGCACCTGGGtctgctggcacagggctggagaagctgcaggtGAATGAGGCTGGGCACTGTGTGATGACTGGCATGGCTCCTGCTAGCAGGTGGCTCCCGTGCCAGGGCCAGAAGCTCCACTCATGGCTTTAGGACTTCAGGCACAGCCGGACCCTGGGAGACACTCTGCTGAAGCTCTTTTAGCTGTTTATAGGACAAGGGttgatggctttaaacttaaagTTCAGATgggatataaagaagaagttcttccctgtgagggtgctgaggcgctggcacagggtgcccagagaagctgtggctgccccatccctggcagtgttcaaggctaggttggatggggcttggagcaacctggtctagtgtgaggtgtctctgcccatggggatgatcttaaggtcctctccaacccaaaccattctatgattctatgattttgagCTATGAGCTTGTTTCTAAGTCTGGATTAGCAGGGACAGGCCCTATGCAGGGTCCAGTCTCCTCCAGGTGCTTTCTGTGTACTCAAACCTAGATGCTGCTGTCCGTCTTGCCAGAGAAGAGGATGGTATTTAAGGGACTTGTGACAAACAAGGATGAGAACAAGCTGATGCTTACCCCACTGATCCACTACCCTTTGCCGGGGGGCTCAGCTCTCATCACCTTTGAGAAGGCAGAGGGTAAGAGTGAGAAGAGCCCTGCCACAGCTGAGTGTTGTGGTCACTCAACTTTGGGGCTCTGCCCTGCTTCCCCTTCCTGGGCCTGTCCCCTCTGCCAGCACTGGGGGGGATTTGCCCTCTCCCCAAAGTGTTGGCTTCCCCATGTCCCGGCCCACGGCGCCCTCGGGGCAGGTGTCAATCCCCTGTGCCGGGGGCTCTCCCTGCTTGCAGTGGCCCAGAGGATCATAGAGGCGAAGGAGCACGTGGTGGATTTGAGCTGtggggaggagctggaggagctcgACCGGTGCAGAGCGCGGGTGCAGGCAGCGCCGGTGGATTTACTGCTGCCGTCTGCCCTGGAGGTAGGTTCCGAGggcctgcagctccctgccccgCACCGCTGAGCTGCCCGGGGCAtgcaccagctctgccccatCACTGCTGTGCCTCTGCTGGGTCCCCAGTACCAGCCCAGTGTGTCAGTGCCGCAGCTCTGACACTGGCACTGACTGGTCCGGGCCACCTGCAGATCAGGCTcactcagagcagcaggagcatcaTCCTGTCTGGCCTGCCCAGCCTGGACATCTCCGAGGAGGCACTGCTGGACAAGTTGGAGATCTTCTTCAGCAAGACGAAGAATGGGGGTGGTGAGGTGGAGAGCAGGGAGCTCCTGGACAACTCTGGCCAGGCGGTGCTGACCTTCGTAGAGGACGGAGGTGCGTGGGGCAAGAGGGGAGCACAGGTCGTCTCCTGAGAGCAGATGGAGCTGTGTCTGTGGGGAACTGGGAAGACAGAGTGAGCTCTGGCTCTCCTGTCCCTCCTGAGGCTGCTGGTGCAGGTGAGCTGAGGCTGGGCAGTGCCAGCCTCGGTGTCTGTGCCAGGGCCGTCGCCAAACCCAGGAGCTCAGCAGGGCTCTGGGTGGCTCAGGGCTTTCCTCCCCCCTGCAGTGGCAGAGCCGCTGATTGAGAGAGAACACATCCAGGTGCCCTTGGGGAAACAAACATACGAGCTCAAAGTATCGCCGTGCATAAGTGGAGATGTCTCTAACCTGCAGGTAAGAGCATGAACCCCGGTGCCAAGCAGCACGGTGGGGCCAGCCCAGGGCCGGGCAGAGCGGGGGGCTCCTGAAGCCCTGCTCctcaccctgctctgcccagctccagccctcccGCTGCCCCCGGACCGTCCTGCTCTCGGGGATCCCGGACGTGCTGAGCGAGGAGCCCATGAGGGACATCCTGGAGATCCACTTCCAGAAGCCCAGCCGCGGCGGGGGAGAGGTGGACTCCCTCGACTACGTCCCGGCGGGCCGCCGCGGGGTGGCCGTGTTCACGGAGGACGCGGGGTAGCGTCCCGGTGTGGCGGAGCAGCGCCTGGCCCCGGCCGCGGCGGAATTAAACCGTGTGCAGGGAGCGGCGTGTCTGTGGTGCTGGGGACGGGCGGGAGGTGCGGGCTCGGGGCGGTGGCGCGCCGGGGCGGTGCCGCGGCCGGTTTCGCTTTCGTTTcccggcagcggcggggccggagccggagcggggccggggtcCAGCGCCGCGGTGCGGGGGGAGCTGCGGGCGGGTGCTGCCGCTCGGCGCAGGCATGGCGGGCCGCACGGTGCGGGTCGGGGGCCTCCCTGCAGACCTGCCTCCCGACAGGGTGGCCGACAAGCTGACCATCCACTTCCAGCGCTCCCGCAACGGCGGCGGCGAGATCGCCGACGTGCAGGTGCTGCGGGACGGGCCCCAGGCCTGCGCCCTCGTCACCTTCGAGGTGCCGGAAGGTAACGGCCCCGCGAGGGACCGGCCCGTGGGCTCTGCCAGCTCCCGGACCCCCCTGCCCCGCGTCCCCCCCCGCTGTGCTCCGGGCAGGAGCGGCGCCGCTGTCCCTCAGCGCGGGGCTGGGCTGATGCTGGTGCCTTTCCCACCCAGTGGCCCAGAGGATCCTGAAGGTAAAGAATCACGTCTTGTCCGTCGGAGGGGAGAAATACCCGCTGGAAGTGACGGCACACGCCGCGGAGCTGAGCCCCGATGAGGTAGTGCGGAGCAGGCGCGGCCGTGGCAGCCCCACTGGCTCTGGGCCTGGCAGATGTGCTCGGGAAAGGGAGACCTCGCGATTTCCTTTAACCTTAATTAGACTTAAAGCAAATCCACTTTTATTCCTATTCAAAGGAGGAATATTCGCCGTGCTGGTACCACAGGGGCAGTGGGACAGGCCGGGCACACGTTCATTGGTGTTTGTGCCTGTCAAAGCGAGGAAGAACAGTCAGAATGGAGGGAAGGGGCACTTCTCCCCAGCCCATCTGGTGACACGTGGGGGATCCCGTTAATGCCCCTGCGTGCCATTAGCTGGACATGCACAGTGTATTGTTCCTGTATCCTCCTCAGGACAGCTTAGGAGACAGACGTGCTGCTGTTAGGAGGCGCTGGGGagttctttcctctttctgcagtTTCAACAGAATACGGCAGTAGCCACATCTTGTGTCTTCATGTCTGAGCACTGACAACAAGGGCATGGGAGTTAGCCTGGCCTGCAGACCTTTCTGCAAGCCCGTGGTGCCAGACTGCTTGAAAGTCTGCAGCTGAAGCTCTGGGAGAGCAGGAGATCAACTGCATTCCAGATGCAGGAGGGACAGTGGATTTCTTGGGTGTGTGCTGTGTGCAGAGCACGTAGATGTGGAGCTGCAGCTCTATGTGATTTGCCACTCGTGTTCCTTGTTTGCAGAAAGCTTTTGACCGTGCATACAAGGTCCAAGATCTGCTTGGGTTGGCTGGGGCTCTCCATCCTGCCTGTGTTGGCTCCCATCTCCTGTGAAAACAGGATGCTGAGAGGTGGCGGGTCATGTCGTCTTTCTGCCATAATGACACAGGAGCCGCGGCAAGCGCTGGGTGCATCTGCCTCCCCCTTACCTTGGAGGGGGgtatttttcatccttctttctctcctttgctaTCTACTTGCAGATCTTCATAAATGCGTGTGTGATAGTTGACTATGGCAAGCTTCCTACTGGCAAAGCCCTCCTGAGGAACCTGCATAAAGGCTACAACAATGTGCAGCTCAACTTCGGCTCCAAGAACACACACTGTGTAGTCAAGGGGCCGTTCACTGAGCTGCAGGCCTTTTGCAGAGACCTGCTGGGCAGCCTGAACCTCAAGAGCCAAGCTGCTGGGGAGATCCTCCTGCCAGGTTCTAGCCATGTGGCCAAAGAGACCAGAATGCATGATCCCCAGCAAAAGCCTGACTCTGCTGAGTCAGCACGAGACACAGCAAAGCTCCCAAATTGGGACCAGGCATGTGAAGAGGCAGGTACAGCCTCATCGCCTTGGGGACCTATGGGTGGGAAAGCTGTGGAACAGTTGGAGGACTTTTCCCTAGCAATGGACTCAGACATTTACTTGTACATGCAGAGGTTCTGTGCTGCTGAGTACCAAGGTGTGCTACAGCAGCATCGTGTGGATGTGGTGGATGTCAGCAGCGATGGCATCGCCATGCTGTACCTCCAACCTGCTGCAGGGATGCCTGGGGACATGGATGCCTTGCGAGAGGCCTGCTTGGCCTTGCAGGAGCTTTACCAGCAGCTGGAGGTGAGCTTGTGCAAGGAGAAGATCACCAAGGGAGGACTGGGTATGGACAGCCAGGCTCTCAGGGCTCTGACATGtgagctgcagaagctgtaTCCCCAGTTGCTCTGCCATGAGGATGTGAAGCAGCTTTATCTTATTGGAAACCTCGTTGATGTGTCCCATGCCAAGCAGTATCTTCAGGATTTCAGCACCAGAGGAGGTGCTGCACAAGTGGTTCCCATGgtcagcagctccctgccctcACAGCCAGCAACCTCCCACACCACAGAGAATACACTGCACAAGCCCAAGGAGCCTGCAGGCACCTCAGCCTCAAGGCTCAGCCCAGGCAGGCCAGAGCTGAGAGGTGAGCTCAAGCTAGCTGCCAACTTCGGCACTCTGAAAGCTGACAAGTCTCAGGACTCCCCACCGGTGGGGCAAGCACCACCTTCTGGAAAACACCCACCACAAATAGATGCTCTAGGTCCAAGTGACCCAACAGCACTGACCCAGCAGTACCAGCCTGGTGTCTCTACAGCAGGTGTGGATTTGGGGTCAGCAGCAGTGTCTCAGCAGAAGGACCCTAAAGAATGGGACCAGCTGAAAGGAGGTGCCAGGCTTACAAGACACAAGGCTCTGTCTGCCTTTGGGggcaaagaaaacagcacttcaCAGCACCCTGGGGACTCTAAAGGCCCAGGTCCCATCAAGCACCACTCCCTTGCTGGCACATCTAGTGCCTTTGACACAACAAGGACCTCTAAACCTTCTGAATCCAAGCCTCTTCTGCGACGttccagcagcttctgcctgccaagaacaaaggaaaatgagaagctgCAGGACACGGTCCGGGCAGGCAGTGAGGGTGGAAGGGCGAGAGAAGAAATGAGCCTGGACTCTCTGCAGTGGTCTTACCTGAAAGACGTTCACCGCGCTGCTGTTGATGAgctgtgcagggatgggggggtgCAGCTCTCGGAGCATCATGCTGGGGACTGCACCGTGCTGATGCTACAGGCAGAGGACAGGGACAAGCTTTTCCAGGCAAAATGGAAAGTGGAATCTCTCGTGCAGAAGTGTCCTGACCTTGTGTGTCAGAGAGTGAGCTACTCGGAGCTTGCTGTAGATGGTCCAGATGACAGTGCCCTGAGCGAGCTGTGCAACCTCTTGCGAGGAAACTCCTTCAAGGTTGGCCTCAGCAAAGAGAAGTACAACCTATACCTTGCCTGCCCCAAGGAGATGCTGCCCGGAGTGACTGAGGCCTTcgaagtgttttctttcaggaggCTCCGTGCCCTGAAGTCTTCATCCTTGTCTCCAGGACCAGAGAGCACAGGGTACTCTAGTGTTGTCCAGCCAAGCAGGAGCCAGGACAAGGTGCTGGGTGCAGCCCTTTCTGGCAGCCTGGAGTCCCTACAGATGGACCTGCAGGACCTGAGCATTAACGATAAAG
The Strigops habroptila isolate Jane chromosome 19, bStrHab1.2.pri, whole genome shotgun sequence DNA segment above includes these coding regions:
- the IFI35 gene encoding interferon-induced 35 kDa protein gives rise to the protein MDPEEDSFVQLPCSLGSGTGSPALTPEHVRREIERCKELCSALEQDHVKLQRATEAVEQRTHKLRKEKELLHENLKQQMYLNRDEEISLQEAIFLAREENNRLMQKKQMLNKRLEDKRKRVFWKDPEMMLLSVLPEKRMVFKGLVTNKDENKLMLTPLIHYPLPGGSALITFEKAEVAQRIIEAKEHVVDLSCGEELEELDRCRARVQAAPVDLLLPSALEIRLTQSSRSIILSGLPSLDISEEALLDKLEIFFSKTKNGGGEVESRELLDNSGQAVLTFVEDGVAEPLIEREHIQVPLGKQTYELKVSPCISGDVSNLQLQPSRCPRTVLLSGIPDVLSEEPMRDILEIHFQKPSRGGGEVDSLDYVPAGRRGVAVFTEDAG
- the LOC115617629 gene encoding uncharacterized protein LOC115617629, with amino-acid sequence MAGRTVRVGGLPADLPPDRVADKLTIHFQRSRNGGGEIADVQVLRDGPQACALVTFEVPEVAQRILKVKNHVLSVGGEKYPLEVTAHAAELSPDEIFINACVIVDYGKLPTGKALLRNLHKGYNNVQLNFGSKNTHCVVKGPFTELQAFCRDLLGSLNLKSQAAGEILLPGSSHVAKETRMHDPQQKPDSAESARDTAKLPNWDQACEEAGTASSPWGPMGGKAVEQLEDFSLAMDSDIYLYMQRFCAAEYQGVLQQHRVDVVDVSSDGIAMLYLQPAAGMPGDMDALREACLALQELYQQLEVSLCKEKITKGGLGMDSQALRALTCELQKLYPQLLCHEDVKQLYLIGNLVDVSHAKQYLQDFSTRGGAAQVVPMVSSSLPSQPATSHTTENTLHKPKEPAGTSASRLSPGRPELRGELKLAANFGTLKADKSQDSPPVGQAPPSGKHPPQIDALGPSDPTALTQQYQPGVSTAGVDLGSAAVSQQKDPKEWDQLKGGARLTRHKALSAFGGKENSTSQHPGDSKGPGPIKHHSLAGTSSAFDTTRTSKPSESKPLLRRSSSFCLPRTKENEKLQDTVRAGSEGGRAREEMSLDSLQWSYLKDVHRAAVDELCRDGGVQLSEHHAGDCTVLMLQAEDRDKLFQAKWKVESLVQKCPDLVCQRVSYSELAVDGPDDSALSELCNLLRGNSFKVGLSKEKYNLYLACPKEMLPGVTEAFEVFSFRRLRALKSSSLSPGPESTGYSSVVQPSRSQDKVLGAALSGSLESLQMDLQDLSINDKAEFTDALRAFQLPEAKRSPNLWGLQHTLGQEKANDHVDSGAEQGGSDLLSPGVVDKSSPTGLRESQEQLRTKLAVGEPDTARLRQVLPDRFQFARDNSRGGHGEVMGRLCSPVRAADGAPHSLPARLCRPTEAAALAPARALLPAGSSSAQERQTRGPSLGQESSMTPLGRCDACHGSGMTCQAPCGHSLCRTCFAGDSAQPPCCSSSALSPGCRISGTFQISSLSQSLPGYYRDPTLQVAYIIPDGVQGVGDPHPGQPYKGGHFCAFLPDNREGQKTAVLLKKAFDCGLTFHIKSCNGEERVTWGLIPHKTSWNGGKARNGYPDALYLREVCAVLKKLGIA